Proteins encoded by one window of Chondromyces crocatus:
- a CDS encoding amphi-Trp domain-containing protein produces the protein MTERDVDRHCSTDEFIATLRRLADALEQGEPFRIQVAGKRFTVPAGAELVIEHELEGGDEELAFELRWKNG, from the coding sequence ATGACCGAACGAGACGTAGACCGACACTGTTCGACCGACGAGTTCATCGCGACGCTGCGGCGCCTCGCCGACGCGCTCGAGCAAGGCGAACCTTTTCGCATCCAGGTCGCAGGCAAACGCTTCACGGTGCCTGCCGGCGCGGAACTCGTCATCGAGCACGAGCTGGAGGGCGGCGACGAAGAACTCGCCTTCGAGCTGCGCTGGAAGAACGGCTGA
- a CDS encoding UDP-N-acetylmuramoyl-tripeptide--D-alanyl-D-alanine ligase, translating to MATPIPRNVAPFTLDELARIGGGRVLQPGPEVRGISTDGRGLTPGAAFVALVGERFDGHQFLEQAIRGGASAVVVSREVSVPAGVGVVLVPDTLAALGAFAGAHRARWGSTAHPAGARAVVGVAGSAGKTTTTRTVAALLRAVTEGVGRGAVHATAGNLNNAIGVPMTLLGLTEAHRFAVVEIGTNCRGEVATLSAIAQPDVGVVTTIGVEHTEGLGSLEEVAEEEGDLFASLPVGGVAVGNADDPQVVLQLGRASAGRRVGYGQAEGAAYRITGRKPVGLEGCAVEVEREGEALALWAPLLGEAGALAAVAAVAVVEALLGERLTEAVAEKALAGMEPLSDGRLAAVELPDGTVVIDDSYNANPVSMRASLRAAAELSVSLGRRLLLVLGEMRELGALSAEEHDALGVEAAAVGPAAVIAVAGDAARTAKAAAAAGAVSVFVATAEQAAVEVLARARSGDLVLVKGSRGVKMEHVVEVLRERR from the coding sequence ATGGCCACTCCCATCCCTCGGAACGTCGCTCCCTTCACCCTCGACGAGCTGGCCCGCATCGGCGGGGGTCGTGTGCTCCAGCCCGGGCCTGAGGTGCGAGGCATCTCCACGGATGGTCGGGGGCTCACGCCCGGCGCCGCGTTCGTGGCGCTGGTCGGGGAGCGTTTCGATGGGCACCAGTTCCTGGAGCAAGCGATCCGAGGAGGGGCTTCGGCGGTGGTGGTGAGCCGCGAGGTGTCGGTGCCGGCCGGGGTCGGGGTGGTGCTGGTGCCCGATACGCTGGCGGCACTCGGGGCCTTCGCGGGAGCGCACCGGGCGCGCTGGGGGTCGACGGCGCACCCCGCGGGAGCGCGGGCGGTGGTGGGGGTGGCGGGGTCGGCGGGGAAGACGACGACGACGCGCACGGTGGCGGCGCTCCTGCGCGCGGTGACGGAGGGCGTCGGCCGGGGCGCGGTGCACGCGACGGCCGGGAACCTGAACAACGCGATCGGGGTGCCGATGACGTTGCTGGGGCTGACGGAGGCGCATCGGTTCGCCGTGGTGGAGATCGGCACGAACTGTCGGGGCGAGGTGGCGACCCTCTCGGCGATTGCGCAGCCGGATGTGGGGGTCGTGACCACGATCGGGGTGGAGCACACCGAGGGGCTGGGCTCGCTGGAGGAGGTGGCGGAAGAGGAAGGAGACCTGTTCGCGTCGCTGCCGGTCGGGGGCGTGGCGGTGGGGAATGCGGACGATCCGCAGGTGGTGCTCCAGCTCGGGCGGGCCAGCGCGGGTCGGCGGGTGGGGTACGGGCAGGCCGAGGGGGCGGCGTACCGGATCACGGGGCGGAAGCCGGTGGGGCTCGAGGGCTGTGCGGTGGAGGTGGAGCGCGAGGGGGAGGCGCTCGCGCTGTGGGCGCCGCTTCTGGGAGAGGCGGGCGCGCTGGCGGCGGTGGCGGCGGTGGCGGTCGTCGAGGCGCTGCTCGGGGAGCGGCTGACGGAGGCGGTGGCCGAGAAGGCGCTGGCGGGGATGGAGCCGCTCTCCGACGGGCGGCTCGCCGCGGTGGAGCTGCCCGATGGGACGGTGGTGATCGACGACAGCTACAACGCGAACCCCGTGTCCATGCGGGCGTCGCTGCGGGCGGCGGCGGAGCTGTCGGTGTCGCTGGGGCGGCGGCTGCTGCTGGTGCTCGGGGAGATGCGGGAGCTCGGGGCCCTGTCGGCCGAGGAGCACGACGCCCTGGGGGTCGAGGCGGCGGCGGTGGGGCCGGCAGCCGTCATCGCGGTGGCAGGGGACGCCGCGCGCACGGCCAAGGCTGCGGCGGCAGCGGGGGCGGTGTCGGTCTTCGTGGCCACGGCGGAGCAGGCTGCGGTGGAGGTGCTGGCGCGGGCGAGGTCGGGGGACCTGGTGCTGGTGAAGGGGTCTCGTGGCGTGAAGATGGAGCACGTAGTGGAGGTGTTGCGTGAGCGTCGGTAG
- a CDS encoding toll/interleukin-1 receptor domain-containing protein: MATPIRVFFAYAQQDQSLRDEFAAHLTYLQLRGAIADWRDRRLGDEDAWGARVSEHLKGAQVVLFLISPHFLGSAYCMSMEVTWALAEHAAGTMRVLPVILRECSWNQAPFSGFVPVPRDGRPVTAKADRNEAWTVVMRELRKAVDEMAVIRRGGAAPRPPGKEPAPQVVLPAVTEWIASAVEAQQAQAPVTRGDLELSLEAARLEDDVAEVAALAQRLGDLHADRGRHYDARTHYEEALASFGRAGDACGAAGTLERLGEVSLWLGQPGEARVRFEDALRSYRRGADLGGEARCLEALARTALRGGDLPLSQGLFERALAMHRQGGDVAGQAACLGALGDLAMWVRPVSGEGRPREGAAGGFVGPGRAPEIGEARQRFEQALPLYREARDVAGEARCRRRLGDLALEQGLIEEAVARYGDALALYRQIKEEAGAVYCLRRLGDLAVVQEQFGEAQQRYQDAKDVVGEASCLKRQGDLALDRAKPHMAILHYEQALERFREAGDPVGDAACLVGLAEAALDRGEDEDAVLRYHQALPIYRELCDASGEAGCLERLGDLTLDQGKPEDARWWYERALARAREASDELREANALLGLGNLSLALSRTEDAARSYELARGIYRRSRDVLGEANCSKRLGDVARREGRFADAQAAFELALSLYTSVPAPYSIGQTHRRLAKVAPSVDERRQHLEMASAAWLSIERADLIAALHQEFPEDT; encoded by the coding sequence ATGGCGACTCCTATCCGCGTCTTCTTTGCCTACGCTCAGCAGGATCAGTCCCTGCGTGACGAGTTTGCTGCGCATCTGACGTACTTGCAGCTCCGTGGTGCGATCGCCGACTGGCGCGATCGGCGGCTGGGAGACGAGGACGCGTGGGGCGCTCGCGTGAGCGAGCACCTGAAGGGCGCGCAGGTGGTGCTGTTCCTGATCAGCCCGCACTTCCTCGGGTCCGCCTACTGCATGAGCATGGAGGTGACGTGGGCGCTGGCCGAGCACGCGGCGGGGACGATGCGTGTGCTGCCGGTGATCCTGCGGGAGTGCTCGTGGAACCAGGCGCCGTTCAGCGGGTTCGTGCCGGTGCCGCGCGATGGGCGGCCGGTGACGGCAAAGGCGGATCGGAACGAGGCGTGGACGGTGGTGATGCGCGAGCTGCGCAAGGCCGTCGACGAGATGGCGGTGATCCGGAGGGGAGGCGCAGCGCCGCGCCCCCCGGGGAAGGAGCCAGCGCCACAGGTGGTGCTGCCCGCGGTGACGGAGTGGATCGCCTCGGCGGTGGAGGCGCAGCAGGCGCAGGCGCCGGTGACGCGCGGCGATCTGGAGCTGAGCCTGGAGGCGGCGCGGCTCGAAGACGACGTGGCCGAGGTGGCGGCGCTGGCGCAGCGGCTCGGTGATCTGCACGCGGACCGGGGGCGGCACTACGACGCGCGCACGCACTACGAGGAGGCGCTCGCGTCGTTCGGTCGGGCAGGGGATGCGTGCGGCGCGGCGGGGACCCTGGAGCGGCTCGGTGAGGTGTCGCTGTGGCTCGGTCAGCCAGGCGAGGCGCGGGTGCGCTTCGAGGACGCGCTGCGGTCCTACCGGAGGGGAGCGGATCTCGGCGGGGAGGCGCGGTGCCTGGAGGCGCTGGCACGGACGGCACTGCGCGGCGGGGATCTGCCGCTTTCGCAAGGGCTGTTCGAGCGGGCGCTGGCGATGCACCGGCAAGGGGGCGACGTGGCGGGTCAGGCCGCATGCCTCGGGGCACTCGGTGATCTGGCGATGTGGGTGCGGCCGGTGAGCGGGGAAGGGCGGCCGCGCGAGGGCGCCGCGGGTGGGTTCGTGGGGCCAGGGCGTGCGCCGGAGATCGGAGAGGCGCGGCAGCGGTTCGAGCAGGCGCTGCCGCTCTACCGGGAAGCGCGCGATGTGGCCGGAGAGGCGCGCTGCCGGAGGCGGCTCGGGGATCTCGCGCTGGAGCAAGGGCTGATCGAGGAGGCCGTGGCGCGTTACGGGGACGCGCTCGCGCTGTACCGTCAGATCAAAGAGGAAGCGGGCGCGGTGTACTGCCTGCGGCGGCTGGGCGATCTGGCCGTGGTGCAGGAGCAGTTCGGGGAGGCCCAGCAGCGTTATCAGGACGCGAAGGACGTGGTGGGGGAGGCGAGCTGCTTGAAGCGCCAGGGGGATCTGGCCCTGGACCGGGCGAAGCCGCACATGGCGATCCTGCACTACGAGCAAGCGCTGGAGCGGTTCCGCGAGGCTGGGGATCCCGTCGGCGACGCGGCCTGTCTGGTGGGGCTGGCCGAGGCGGCGCTCGATCGGGGCGAGGACGAGGACGCGGTGCTGCGCTACCACCAGGCGCTGCCGATCTACCGCGAGCTGTGCGACGCGAGCGGTGAGGCAGGGTGCCTGGAGCGGCTCGGCGATCTGACGCTGGATCAGGGCAAGCCAGAGGACGCGCGCTGGTGGTACGAGCGGGCGCTGGCGCGTGCGCGGGAAGCGAGCGACGAGCTGCGGGAGGCGAACGCGCTGCTCGGGCTGGGGAACCTGTCGCTCGCGCTCTCGCGCACCGAGGACGCGGCGCGGTCGTACGAGCTGGCGCGAGGGATCTACCGGCGGTCACGCGATGTGCTCGGGGAGGCGAACTGCTCGAAGCGGCTCGGCGACGTGGCGCGGCGCGAGGGGCGCTTCGCGGACGCGCAGGCGGCGTTCGAGCTGGCGCTGTCGCTGTACACGAGCGTGCCGGCGCCCTACTCGATCGGGCAGACGCACCGGCGGCTGGCGAAGGTGGCGCCGAGCGTGGATGAGCGGCGTCAGCACCTGGAGATGGCGAGCGCGGCGTGGCTGAGCATCGAGCGGGCAGACCTGATCGCGGCGCTGCACCAGGAGTTCCCGGAAGACACGTGA
- a CDS encoding PP2C family protein-serine/threonine phosphatase: protein MVYRDAPVGPARLLFAARTDTGPLRTANEDAYLILSLRDRAPWTSPPNEARHAGSIETDAGLLFAVLDGLGGARGGTEACRIAIEAVRRRIHAGVSVGHAALRRASIEALEEANRAVFRASTTLISLTGIGATVTAAAIAGRWVHLVHAGDTRAYLLHEQQLQQITRDDSLLDGTREHHVPLEELHHLPRTVITRALGMQEEIILTDTSIELGPRDLLLLCTDGVHRFLPDPTLQALLRRHPDPADACEALIDAAIRAGSSDNLTVLLTRIAS, encoded by the coding sequence ATGGTCTACCGCGACGCCCCCGTCGGCCCGGCGCGCCTCCTCTTCGCCGCGCGCACCGACACGGGGCCGCTCCGCACCGCGAACGAAGACGCCTACCTCATCCTCTCGCTCCGTGACCGCGCTCCCTGGACCTCACCCCCCAACGAAGCGCGCCACGCCGGCAGCATCGAGACCGACGCCGGCCTCCTCTTTGCCGTCCTCGATGGCCTCGGCGGCGCACGCGGCGGCACCGAAGCCTGCCGCATCGCCATCGAGGCCGTACGACGTCGGATCCACGCCGGCGTCAGCGTCGGCCACGCCGCCCTGCGCCGCGCCTCCATCGAGGCCCTCGAGGAAGCGAACCGCGCCGTCTTTCGCGCGTCCACCACCCTCATCTCCCTCACCGGCATCGGCGCCACCGTGACCGCCGCCGCCATCGCCGGCCGCTGGGTCCACCTCGTCCACGCGGGCGACACCCGCGCCTACCTCCTCCACGAGCAACAGCTCCAGCAGATCACCCGCGACGACTCCTTGCTCGACGGCACCCGCGAGCACCACGTCCCCCTCGAGGAGCTTCATCACCTCCCCCGCACCGTCATCACGCGCGCGCTCGGCATGCAGGAAGAAATCATCCTCACCGACACCAGCATCGAGCTCGGCCCGCGCGACCTTCTTCTCCTCTGCACCGACGGCGTGCACCGCTTCCTCCCCGACCCGACCTTGCAGGCGCTGCTCCGTCGTCACCCCGATCCCGCCGACGCGTGCGAGGCCCTCATCGACGCCGCCATCCGCGCCGGCTCCAGCGACAACCTCACCGTCCTCCTGACCCGCATCGCGTCTTGA
- a CDS encoding peptide deformylase — translation MKLPKIVQAGDPVLRTPAAPVPAEMIGTRKLKELVSTMVEVMRKAPGVGLAAPQIGIGLQIMVLEDGEALMGKLSVEDREVRGRAPFPLTAIVNPTLTPLGSSLASPGGAGRATFFEGCLSVAGYMALVERDLRVEVTGIDPDGQPIRWVAEGWPARILQHETDHLRGTLYVDRMLTRSYCSNEEAQRWINLPVAEVRAALGV, via the coding sequence ATGAAGCTTCCGAAGATCGTCCAGGCCGGGGATCCCGTGCTCCGGACCCCGGCCGCCCCCGTCCCCGCGGAGATGATCGGCACCCGCAAGCTCAAGGAACTCGTGAGCACCATGGTCGAGGTCATGCGCAAGGCGCCGGGCGTCGGCCTCGCTGCTCCCCAGATCGGCATCGGCCTCCAGATCATGGTCCTCGAAGACGGCGAAGCCCTCATGGGCAAGCTCAGCGTCGAGGACCGCGAGGTCCGCGGCCGCGCCCCCTTCCCGCTCACCGCCATCGTGAACCCCACCCTCACCCCCCTCGGCAGCTCCCTCGCCAGCCCTGGTGGTGCCGGCCGCGCCACGTTCTTCGAGGGATGCCTCAGCGTCGCTGGCTACATGGCCCTCGTGGAACGCGACCTCCGCGTCGAGGTCACCGGCATCGATCCCGACGGCCAGCCCATCCGCTGGGTCGCCGAAGGCTGGCCCGCGCGCATCCTCCAGCACGAGACCGACCACCTCCGCGGTACGCTCTACGTCGACCGCATGCTCACCCGCTCCTACTGCAGCAACGAAGAGGCCCAGCGCTGGATCAATCTCCCCGTCGCCGAGGTGCGCGCCGCGCTCGGCGTGTAG
- a CDS encoding MMPL family transporter, with translation MSSIPAPPGPVRFGRRPLIIALLTVFTVLAFAAVTFRLRLDPNIASLLPERGEASALRRYVRGFGGGDLAFVLVQAEDPAVAEAASAQIARELAARPSVQRAADRVDTTRALDPWLLWRHADARARERLAAALTPEGMRERLAETRALLLAPGSGALAETLAVDPLRLGQLVAEGGDIGAGVRTRPDGAFATDDGRARLVLAQPKGQALRGDDARAFVEDAEAVMEDARVDHPGARIGLTGGHAIAAATEQMLNRDLAWSGTLSMLLASVVFALLFRRVRALLAVLPPLALGTLWTAALATVFPGGLSAIAVAFMSVVVGVGVDTGVHVYAALLEARREGASPEEAARVARARAGRPTLVAAVTAAAAFAALSLSDIAALRQLGLLCAAGEVLTAIAIVVVTPALGAWLERKPPPKEQVPPWTEGAYALTKTRGRAVAMAFVALAPLVAVALGAAPPLADAFIAVRPAKLAPLQVQEAIFEAFGGKSGQWIVLVEDAEEERARGRADRLAERLSEMREEVEAVDALTALAPASATQLERFAARDALDLPGRADALERALVETGFAPARFEGVLAGMRAPARQELSLEALGASPASILLSRYLAQDGDEHLAAVYVRPRDRASMARIEQVVKEVDPAASLTGYSRLEASLKVTLSRDLPRIGLCAGVLVVVALALSLRRKRDIVLAALVVAVEIATVLVLSRLLDVPLHVYDALVIPVLLGITVDEGMFLLHRAGRVEAEGGDPIRETLRREGPVVAATALTTAAGFVALATCDFDGLRDLGRVGALGSVVGLVIALVVVPAGLRLWPAPASMAGSDRR, from the coding sequence ATGTCTTCGATCCCAGCTCCCCCCGGTCCGGTTCGCTTCGGTCGTCGACCGCTGATCATCGCGCTGCTCACGGTGTTCACCGTGCTCGCGTTCGCTGCGGTCACGTTCCGGCTCCGGCTCGATCCCAACATCGCGTCGTTGCTCCCCGAGCGCGGGGAAGCGTCGGCGCTGCGCCGGTACGTGCGTGGGTTCGGTGGGGGGGATCTGGCGTTCGTGCTGGTGCAGGCCGAGGACCCGGCGGTGGCCGAGGCGGCGTCGGCGCAGATCGCGCGCGAGCTTGCGGCGCGGCCGAGCGTGCAGCGCGCGGCGGATCGGGTGGACACGACGCGGGCGCTGGATCCGTGGCTGCTGTGGCGGCACGCGGACGCGCGGGCGCGGGAGCGGCTCGCGGCGGCGCTGACGCCCGAGGGGATGCGGGAGCGGCTGGCCGAGACGCGGGCGCTGCTCCTGGCGCCCGGGAGCGGGGCGCTGGCGGAGACGCTCGCGGTCGATCCGCTGCGGCTCGGGCAGCTGGTGGCCGAGGGGGGCGACATCGGCGCGGGGGTGCGGACGCGGCCGGATGGGGCGTTCGCGACCGATGATGGTCGCGCGCGGCTGGTGCTGGCCCAGCCGAAGGGGCAAGCGTTGCGCGGAGACGACGCGCGGGCGTTCGTGGAGGACGCCGAGGCGGTGATGGAGGACGCGCGGGTGGATCATCCCGGCGCGCGGATCGGGCTGACGGGGGGTCACGCGATCGCGGCGGCCACCGAGCAGATGCTGAACCGGGATCTGGCGTGGTCGGGCACGCTGTCGATGCTGCTGGCGTCGGTGGTCTTCGCGCTCCTGTTCCGACGCGTGCGTGCGCTCCTCGCGGTGCTGCCGCCGCTGGCGCTCGGGACCCTGTGGACCGCGGCGCTGGCCACGGTCTTTCCAGGGGGACTGAGCGCCATCGCGGTGGCGTTCATGTCGGTGGTGGTCGGGGTGGGGGTCGATACGGGGGTCCACGTGTACGCGGCGCTGCTGGAGGCGCGGCGGGAGGGGGCGTCGCCCGAGGAGGCGGCGCGGGTGGCGCGGGCACGGGCGGGGAGGCCGACGCTCGTCGCTGCCGTCACGGCCGCGGCGGCGTTCGCCGCGCTCTCGCTGTCGGACATCGCGGCGCTGAGGCAGCTCGGGTTGCTCTGCGCCGCGGGGGAGGTGCTCACGGCGATCGCGATCGTGGTGGTGACGCCAGCGCTGGGGGCGTGGCTGGAGCGCAAGCCGCCGCCGAAGGAGCAGGTGCCCCCGTGGACGGAGGGGGCCTACGCGTTGACGAAGACGCGGGGGCGCGCGGTGGCGATGGCGTTCGTGGCGCTGGCGCCGCTGGTCGCGGTCGCGCTGGGGGCAGCGCCGCCGCTGGCGGATGCGTTCATCGCGGTGCGGCCGGCGAAGCTCGCGCCGCTGCAGGTGCAGGAGGCGATCTTCGAGGCGTTCGGAGGGAAGAGCGGTCAGTGGATCGTGCTCGTCGAGGACGCCGAGGAGGAGCGGGCGCGGGGCCGAGCGGATCGGCTGGCGGAGCGGCTGTCCGAGATGCGCGAGGAGGTGGAGGCCGTCGATGCCTTGACGGCGCTCGCGCCGGCGTCGGCGACCCAGCTGGAGCGCTTTGCGGCGCGGGATGCGCTCGATCTTCCCGGGCGGGCCGATGCGCTCGAGCGCGCGCTGGTGGAGACGGGGTTCGCTCCGGCGCGCTTCGAGGGGGTGCTCGCCGGGATGCGCGCGCCAGCGCGACAGGAGCTGTCGCTGGAGGCACTGGGGGCGAGTCCGGCGTCCATTCTCCTCTCGCGCTACCTGGCACAGGATGGCGATGAGCACCTGGCGGCGGTGTACGTGCGGCCTCGGGACCGTGCGTCGATGGCGCGCATCGAGCAGGTGGTGAAGGAGGTGGATCCGGCAGCGTCGCTGACGGGCTACAGCCGGCTGGAGGCGTCGCTGAAGGTGACGCTCTCGCGCGATCTGCCGCGCATCGGGCTGTGCGCGGGCGTGCTTGTGGTGGTGGCGCTCGCGCTGTCGCTCCGGCGGAAGCGCGACATCGTGCTGGCGGCGCTGGTGGTGGCGGTGGAGATCGCGACGGTGCTCGTTCTTTCGCGGCTGCTGGACGTGCCGCTGCATGTGTACGATGCGCTGGTGATCCCGGTGCTGCTGGGGATCACGGTGGACGAGGGGATGTTCCTGCTCCACCGGGCGGGGCGCGTGGAGGCGGAGGGGGGCGATCCGATCCGGGAGACGCTGCGGCGCGAGGGGCCGGTGGTGGCGGCGACGGCGCTCACGACGGCGGCCGGGTTCGTGGCGCTCGCCACGTGCGATTTCGATGGGTTGCGTGATCTGGGGCGGGTGGGGGCGCTGGGGAGCGTGGTGGGGCTCGTGATCGCGCTGGTGGTGGTGCCGGCAGGTCTCCGGCTGTGGCCCGCGCCTGCTAGCATGGCGGGATCCGATCGCCGATGA
- a CDS encoding RNA recognition motif domain-containing protein: MGTRLYVGNLPYSATKTSLGEAFAASGEVTDVHIVMDRESGQSRGFGFVTMGSPAEAQQAIEQMNGALFEGRPLRVNEAEERTPRGGGGGGYSGGGGGGGYGGGGGGGYGGGGGGGYGGGGGGGGGGRGGRGGRGGGGGGYGGGGGGRGGRDRDRDRY, from the coding sequence ATGGGTACTCGTCTCTACGTCGGCAATCTCCCGTACTCTGCTACCAAGACCAGCCTGGGCGAAGCGTTCGCTGCCTCCGGTGAGGTGACTGATGTCCACATCGTCATGGATCGCGAGAGCGGCCAGTCGCGTGGCTTTGGGTTCGTGACGATGGGGAGCCCTGCTGAGGCGCAGCAGGCGATCGAGCAAATGAACGGCGCCCTCTTCGAGGGACGCCCGCTTCGCGTCAATGAGGCGGAGGAGCGGACGCCCCGAGGCGGTGGCGGCGGTGGCTACAGTGGCGGTGGCGGTGGCGGCGGCTACGGTGGCGGCGGCGGCGGCGGCTACGGTGGTGGCGGCGGCGGCGGCTACGGTGGCGGCGGCGGCGGCGGCGGCGGCGGTCGTGGTGGCCGTGGTGGCCGTGGCGGTGGCGGCGGTGGCTACGGCGGTGGTGGTGGTGGCCGTGGCGGCCGCGATCGCGACCGCGATCGTTACTGA